One Candidatus Binatia bacterium genomic region harbors:
- a CDS encoding sigma 54-interacting transcriptional regulator yields MTAASPARGMRILLLARLLIVATFVVAILSWLFATSAVFFAGEFRPGMIRAIAVDGLALAALAVASGWLAQKLEGAQQELFRTNAAMDRLSAVHAALATGLECGVVVLDGVGQIRSANPAAQRILGCPTQELLGRRLTSLVPLLLRGQPDAGGFQDCEQRLPSGQSRKLHIRRVPLDNSAIRSGGEVVVLQELSAEPIVAGAAALSLPLSENNLQAQKDFLVGDGSGMQEVRRLIGKVAAAPATVLITGESGTGKELVAQAIHAASERASGPFVVVNCGAIPEGLMESELFGHIRGAFTGAESHRTGLFRQAQGGTLFLDEVGELTQALQVRLLRVLQEKVVTPVGGKNPVSLDVRVLAATNRSLEAEVRAERFRQDLFYRLAVITIEIPPLRERMEDLPALLEHFLQQAVLRHRRAIRGIDREAMQCLQGGRYPGNVRELKNIVEYAVTLAESEELTREDLPEALRKIAGTPDPEEIAPHATLVAEVPVGGGDQTRQDLLDFASRISESLDERLARTERDLILEALDRASGVKKHAAALLGVNYRSLRHRLQKHGIAGRSGRARF; encoded by the coding sequence ATGACGGCGGCATCGCCCGCTCGCGGGATGCGTATCCTGCTCCTCGCTCGACTCCTGATTGTCGCTACCTTTGTCGTCGCTATTCTGAGCTGGCTCTTTGCCACTAGTGCGGTGTTCTTCGCCGGTGAGTTCCGCCCGGGAATGATCCGCGCGATCGCGGTGGACGGGTTGGCGCTGGCGGCCCTGGCAGTTGCTTCCGGGTGGTTGGCCCAAAAGCTCGAAGGTGCCCAGCAGGAACTTTTCCGCACGAATGCGGCCATGGATCGTTTGAGTGCGGTGCATGCCGCCTTGGCGACTGGTCTCGAGTGCGGCGTAGTTGTTCTGGATGGAGTTGGTCAGATCCGGTCGGCCAATCCGGCCGCACAAAGGATTCTCGGTTGTCCGACACAGGAACTGCTGGGTCGCCGACTGACTTCGTTGGTCCCGCTCCTGCTGCGAGGGCAGCCGGATGCCGGCGGGTTTCAGGACTGCGAGCAGCGATTGCCTTCGGGGCAATCGCGCAAGCTGCACATCCGCCGTGTGCCGCTCGACAATTCGGCAATTCGCTCTGGCGGCGAGGTTGTCGTTCTGCAGGAACTTTCAGCCGAGCCGATTGTTGCAGGGGCAGCCGCGCTGTCGCTACCTTTGTCCGAAAATAACCTGCAGGCCCAAAAGGATTTTCTGGTCGGCGACGGGAGCGGGATGCAGGAGGTGCGACGGTTGATCGGTAAAGTCGCGGCGGCACCGGCTACCGTGTTGATCACTGGGGAGAGCGGCACGGGCAAGGAGCTGGTGGCTCAGGCGATTCATGCCGCGAGTGAACGAGCCTCCGGCCCCTTTGTCGTGGTGAATTGTGGAGCGATTCCCGAAGGCTTGATGGAGAGCGAATTGTTTGGCCATATCCGGGGTGCCTTCACGGGAGCGGAGAGCCACCGGACGGGCCTGTTTCGGCAGGCGCAGGGCGGGACCCTGTTTCTCGACGAGGTTGGGGAATTGACACAAGCGCTTCAGGTGCGACTGCTGCGTGTCCTGCAGGAAAAGGTGGTGACACCGGTCGGCGGCAAAAATCCTGTATCGCTGGATGTGCGCGTGTTGGCGGCAACGAATCGATCGCTCGAGGCTGAAGTTCGCGCAGAGAGATTTCGGCAGGACCTCTTTTACAGACTCGCTGTGATCACGATTGAAATTCCGCCGCTGCGCGAAAGGATGGAGGATCTGCCGGCGCTTCTCGAACATTTCCTGCAGCAAGCAGTGCTACGTCACCGCCGAGCCATTCGTGGAATCGATCGGGAGGCGATGCAATGCCTGCAGGGGGGCCGCTACCCGGGGAACGTGCGGGAACTGAAAAATATCGTCGAATACGCGGTGACTCTCGCCGAGTCGGAGGAGTTGACGCGAGAGGACCTTCCCGAGGCGTTGCGCAAAATAGCAGGAACCCCGGACCCCGAAGAAATTGCCCCGCACGCAACCCTGGTAGCCGAGGTTCCGGTCGGAGGCGGAGATCAGACGCGACAGGATTTGCTCGATTTTGCGTCCCGGATCTCCGAGAGTTTGGATGAACGACTGGCACGGACCGAACGAGATCTGATTCTCGAGGCGCTGGATCGCGCGTCTGGAGTCAAAAAGCACGCGGCCGCGCTGCTTGGCGTGAATTATCGGTCCTTGCGTCACCGCCTCCAGAAGCACGGAATTGCGGGCCGCTCGGGCCGGGCGCGCTTTTGA
- a CDS encoding prepilin-type N-terminal cleavage/methylation domain-containing protein, with translation MEMIKNLKERDEKGFTLIELLVVVAIIGILAAIAIPQFSAYREQGFDAQASSHLRNIALAQEAYFAQEATYAADVASLAPAVQTDSDIPVTVALKTGGFTLQAAHASGGKTFNWDSTLGGLQADSGGE, from the coding sequence ATGGAAATGATCAAGAATCTGAAGGAGCGAGACGAAAAGGGCTTTACCCTGATTGAATTGCTCGTCGTTGTAGCAATCATCGGAATTTTGGCGGCGATCGCGATTCCGCAGTTCTCGGCCTACCGGGAGCAGGGTTTCGACGCTCAGGCCTCTTCGCATCTGCGTAATATTGCGCTGGCACAGGAAGCCTATTTCGCGCAGGAAGCCACCTATGCAGCGGATGTCGCGTCACTGGCCCCGGCCGTGCAGACGGATTCGGATATTCCGGTCACCGTGGCTCTCAAGACCGGTGGTTTCACGTTGCAGGCGGCCCACGCCAGCGGCGGTAAAACTTTCAACTGGGACTCCACGCTGGGTGGTTTGCAAGCCGATAGCGGCGGCGAATAG